One region of Synergistaceae bacterium genomic DNA includes:
- a CDS encoding FAD-dependent oxidoreductase has protein sequence SLGRPLLSDPEWARKVRTGRVEKIRPCIGCHEACLKRIARCKPLSCAVNPSAGREKEYAIQRAQTSREVVIVGGGIAGMEAARACALRGHEVRLFEGSDELGGHVIEGSVPDFKIDDRRLLDWYRRELAELRVDVTMGRRLGVDDVLGLDPKTLFIATGSKPVIPPIPGLDLGDPRVLTTRQALMGEKPLGKRVVVIGGGLVGCELALWLSQKGHSPSIVERLGELMMLGDTAYPNKMMLLELLAFHEVATFTGASVVGVTGAGLKLGRGEEIPVDSIVLATGYRAENSLYRELAPRLPEVYLIGDALNPENIKHAIWSAYEVARQV, from the coding sequence TGTCGCTCGGAAGGCCGCTGCTGTCGGATCCGGAGTGGGCGCGCAAGGTCAGGACGGGCCGTGTCGAGAAGATACGCCCGTGCATAGGCTGCCACGAGGCTTGCCTGAAGCGCATCGCCCGGTGCAAGCCCCTCAGCTGCGCCGTGAACCCCTCGGCGGGAAGAGAGAAGGAGTACGCGATCCAAAGGGCTCAAACCTCGAGGGAGGTCGTCATAGTCGGCGGAGGCATCGCGGGCATGGAGGCGGCTCGCGCATGCGCTCTGCGAGGGCACGAGGTCCGCTTGTTCGAGGGAAGCGACGAGCTCGGCGGCCACGTGATAGAGGGCTCCGTCCCCGACTTCAAGATCGACGACAGGCGGCTGCTAGACTGGTACAGGAGGGAACTCGCGGAGTTGAGGGTCGACGTGACGATGGGCAGGCGACTGGGCGTGGACGACGTGCTCGGGCTTGATCCTAAGACCCTCTTCATCGCGACCGGTTCGAAGCCGGTGATTCCTCCCATACCGGGGCTTGACCTGGGCGACCCGCGAGTGCTGACAACCAGGCAGGCCCTCATGGGCGAGAAGCCTCTGGGGAAGAGGGTGGTCGTAATCGGCGGCGGGCTCGTGGGGTGCGAACTGGCCCTGTGGCTGTCGCAGAAGGGGCACAGCCCGAGCATAGTCGAGCGACTGGGCGAGCTGATGATGCTAGGTGATACGGCCTATCCGAACAAGATGATGCTGCTTGAGCTGCTCGCATTCCACGAGGTCGCGACCTTCACCGGGGCCTCGGTAGTCGGCGTAACCGGGGCGGGGCTGAAGCTCGGCAGGGGAGAGGAGATACCCGTAGATTCCATAGTCCTCGCCACGGGCTACCGTGCTGAGAACTCGCTGTACAGAGAGCTCGCGCCAAGACTGCCCGAGGTCTACCTGATAGGCGACGCCCTCAACCCAGAGAACATAAAACACGCGATATGGAGCGCCTACGAGGTCGCAAGGCAGGTATAA